GGAGCATTGGGCACCACCTTCACCGCCTCCCAGGGACTCCTGCTCATGATCCCCAACATGTACAAAATAGCGGGCGAACTCACCAGCACAGTCATGCACGTAACAGCCAGAAGCGTGGCCGCCCACGCGCTCTCCATCTTCGGAGACCACTCCGACGTCATGGCCGTGCGCAACACCGGCTGGGCCATGCTCTCCTCTGCGACAGTGCAGGAATCCATGGACAACGCGCTCATCGCGCAAATGGCGACCCTCGAAGGCAAAGTTCCCGTCCTCCACTTCTTCGACGGCTTCCGCACCAGCCACGAAGAAATGAAAATAGAAGAAATCCCCTACGACGCCATGCGCGCCTGCATAGACGACGACCTCGTGCGCGAACACAGATACAACCGCCTCACGCCCGACGCGCCCTTCATCCGCGGCACCGCGCAAAACCCCGACGTATTCTTCCAGTCGATGGAAGGACGCAACCGCTACTACGCCGACATGCCCGACACCGTCCAGCAAGCGATGGACAAATTCGCGAAAACCATAGGCAGACAATACCACCTCTTCGACTACTACGGCAGCCCCGAAGCCGAGCGAGTCATAATCATCATGGGCTCCGGCGCTGCGGTAGCGCGCGAAGCCGTAGACCGCCTGAACCAAGAGGGAGAAAAAGTTGGCCTAATAATCGTGCGCCTCTTCCGCCCCTTCGACATCACAAGATTCACAAACGCCCTCCCCGGGACAGTCAAAAAAATAGCCGTCCTCGACCGCAGCAAAGACCCTGCGGCCAACAGCGAGCCCCTCTGCGCCGACGTCAAAGAAGCCCTCAACGGCTCCGGCATCACCATAGTGGGAGGCCGCTACGGCCTCTCCTCCAAAGACTTCACCCCGGCCATGGTCAAAGGAGTCTACGACGAACTCCGCAAACTCGCCCCCAAAGACGGCTTCACCATAGGCATAGAAGACGACGTCACCTACACCAGCCTCCCCTACGACCCGTCATTCGACACAGAAAACCCCAAAACAGTCAGATGCCTCTTCTACGGCCTCGGCTCAGACGGCACAGTGGGAGCCAACAAAAACTCCATCAAAATCATCGGCCAGGAAACAGACCTCTACGCCCAGGGCTACTACAGCTACGACTCCAAAAAATCCGGAGGAATAACCGTAAGCCACCTGCGCTTCGGTCCCGACCCCATATACGCCAGCTACCTCATAAACAAAGCCAACTTCCTGGCCTGCCACGTCTACAGCTTCCTCGAAAAACTCGACATCCTGAAAAACGCGGCAGACGGCGGAACATTCCTCCTCAACGCCCCCTTCGGCCCCGAACAAATCTGGGACAAACTGCCGAAAACATACCAGCAAAAAATAATAGACAAACACCTCAAACTCTACGTCATAGACGCCGTTAAAATAGCCAAACAAACAGGCATGGGCTCCCGCACCAACACCATCATGCAGACCTGCTTCTTCGCCATCAGCGGCATCCTGCCCCAGGACAAAGCCATAAAAGCCATCAAAGACTCAATAATCAAAAGCTACACCAAAAAAGGACAGGCCATAGTAGACAAAAACATCAAAGCCGTAGACGAAACACTAGCCAACCTCTACCAAGTCAAAGTGCCGGCCGAAGCGACATCCGCCTTCGACATCCTGCCGCCCGTAGCCGAAGACGCCCCCGAATTCGTCAAACAAATACTCGGCCCCATGATGATAATGGAAGGAGACAGCCTCCCCGTCTCCGCCCTGCCCGAAGACGGCACCTACCCCAGCGCCACCACCCAATACGAAAAAAGAAACATAGCCATAGACATCCCCGTCTGGGACCCGTCCCTCTGCATCCAATGCGGCAAATGCGTCCTCGTCTGCCCCCACGCGGCCATAAGAGCCAAAGTCTACGCCCCCGAAAAACTCGAACAGGCGCCGGCAGCATTCAGACACGCCCAAGCCAAATTCCCCAACTTCAAAGACTATGACTTCACCATCCAGACCGCGCCCGAAGACTGCACCGGCTGCGGCCTCTGCGCGGCCAACTGCCCCATAAACAAAACCAAAGCCGAAGACCCGCACCGTCCGCTCATCATGCGCACCCAAATGCCCATAAGAGAGACAGAAAAAGCAAACTGGAACTACTTCCTCAGCCTGCCCGAAACAGACAAAGCCAAACTCAACACAGCGACAGTCAAAGACGTCCAACTCCTGAGACCCCTCTTCGAATTCTCGGGAGCCTGCGCGGGCTGCGGAGAAACCCCCTACCTCAAACTCCTCTCCCAACTCTTCGGAGACAGAGCCATAATCGCCAACGCCACCGGCTGCTCCTCGATATACGGAGGCAACCTCCCCACCACCCCGTGGGCCGTAAACGACCAGGGCAGAGGCCCTGCGTGGAGCAACTCCCTCTTTGAAGACGCGGCAGAATTCGGCCTCGGCTTCCGCCTCACCATAGACAAACACAGAGAATACGCGGCTGAACTGCTCACCAAAATGACCCCCGAACTGGGAGAACAGACAGTCAGAGAAATACTTGACGCGCCGCAGACCACCGGCGAACAAATCAAAGCCGTAACAGACGAAATAGACCGCCTCAAAGAACAACTCTGCTGCATAGAGACACAACAGGCAGAAGAACTCGAATCAGTCATAGACAACCTCGCCAAAAAATCAGTCTGGTGCGTGGGAGGAGACGGCTGGGCCTACGACATCGGCTACGGGGGACTCGACCACGTAATAGCCAGCGGCAAAAACGTCAACATCCTTGTACTTGACACCGAAGTCTACTCCAACACCGGAGGGCAGGCCTCCAAATCCACGCCGAGAGGAGCCGTGGCCAAATTCGCTGCGGCCGGCAAACGCATGGGCAAAAAAGACCTCGCCATGATGGCCATGAGCTACGGCAGCGTCTACGTGGGGAAAGTGGCGTTGGGAGCCAACGACGCGCACACAGTCAAAGTCTTCCAGGAAGCCGAAGCCTACGAGGGACCGTCAATAATAATCGCCTACTGCCACTGCATAGCGCACGGCATAGACATGGTCAAAGGACTTGACCAGCAGAAAAAAGCGGTAGACTCGGGCCACTGGATGCTCATGAGATACAACCCCGACCTTGCGAAAGAGGGCAAAAACCCGCTCGTCATAGACTCCAAAGAGCCGAGCCTGCCCCTTGAAGACTACATCTACAACGAAGTGAGATACAAAAGCCTCAAAGCGACGGCCCCGGAAGAGGCTGCGCAGCTGCTCGAAGAAGAGAAAAAAGCCATTGCCGACAGATGGAGATTCTACAGGCATATGGCTGAGATGAAGATGGAGGGGTAAATCGGCGTTTATACGCACCGTCTGCGTCATAACTTTGGGGTCTGCGGTCCTGCGGCAAACGCACCCGCATGCTGCGGCAATATGGATAATTTGAAAGAGTTCCCCGCCAATGGCGGGGAACATTGCCTTGCAATCGCCGTATTGGTATACGGCTCCGGGCGCAGACCCCAAAGTTATTTAGCATCCGGCACGTCTAAACGCCGATTTACGCGATTGCGAGGAAAAGATAAATAGCGATTTACCGCTCTGCCCTCCCGTCGCTCCGGCCTCCGAGCCGGAGCCTATGATTGTTGGCTTGGTTTATCTTTTTAAAAGGCTCCCTCGCCGAGGGAGCTCCCCGCGAAGCGGGGTGAGGGAGTGTTGACCTTGGGTTTTGTTTTTGTTCTGGCCTTATCCTATTCCGCGGCTTCCGCCGCGGGCACTGTGTGGCGCGGAAAACATGCGCCGCGCAGTACAACACTCCTTCCGACCCGGCGCAAAAACCGTGCGCCGGCCCACCTCCCTCGGGGAGGGAGGCTTTAAGCCTATCATTCATCTTTCCCCGTTGACTTTATACCTTGCGTACTCCGCGGCTATGCGTTCTCGGACTCGGCGGCCGAGCTTTATCTCCTTGCCGGTGTCCAGCAGCAGGCCTTCGCGCGTTACTGCGGAGATGCGGTCGGCGTTCAGCAGGCTTGCGCGGGCGATCTTGAGGAAGCGCCCGTCTTCGAGCAGGCGCTGCTCGTAGTCGGCGTATTTGCCGCTCAGCGCGAGCGTCTCGCCGCCTTTCAGTTCCAGGTAGATTATCAGCAGCCGTTTGCTGAGCGTCAGGATATCGGCGAGCAGGACGTGCCGTTCGCCGACCGCGCACTTTACCATCATCGAGGCGGAGGCGCGCAGGGCGCGGCTTGCGGCGAAGGCCAGCGCGTCGAAGAGCAGCGCGCTGTTCTCGCGCACCGGCTTCAGCACATAGCCCGCGGCGTGCACGCTGTAGCCCTCGATCGAAAAATCACGGCTCGAGGTGACGAAGATGATCGCGCACGACGGCTGCGCCTCTCGCAGCGCGCGCGCCGCCTCCATCCCGTCCATCTCGCCCATGATGATGTCGAGCGCCGCCACGTCGAAAGACTGCTCGCCGAGCGCGGCGGCAAACTCCTCCGCCGAGGCGAACTCGCGGCAGACGGCTCCCGTCACGCCCACGCGCGCCAGGTACTCCTCTACTAAAGAAACGATCTCCGCGCGCTCGTCGGCGCGGTCGTCAACAACGGCGATCCTCATGCATCGGCTCCCATAAACAAAAATTGCGGCGTCCGTGCCGCCCGTAATTATTATACATCCCGTTTGTACATTCGAGGGGTAAAAATGTACATTCGCGCGCCATTTGCCCTTGACAGGCTTGAAAAAAGCGGCCCCGCGCTCATAATCGGGGTGCGGAGGCGGCCTTGTGCCCCTCCGCGGACGGAATCATCGTAATTAAGCAAAGGGAGGATATTATAAATGCGATTCATCAGGCAGATCATTCAACAATTGGGGCTTTCGCCCCGGGAGGGCGGCGGCGGCGCGAAGCGCTTCTGCCTGCCGCTGCTCGCGCTTATCTGCGCGGCGGCGCTGGGAAGCTGGCTGCTGATGCGCCCCTCGTCGGCGGCGATCACGCCGGACACGGCGTGGTATGAAAGCAACCCCCACGCCCGGGAATTTTACATCTCCACCTCGGCGGACCTCGCGGGGCTGGCGCAGCTCTTCAATGACAGCTATAATCCTAATTTATACGGCAAGACCTTCCACCTCTCCGCCGACATCGACCTCGGCGGAGTGCCGTGGACGCCGATCGGCAACGAGACCTACGTCTTCCAGGGAACCTTCGACGGCGGCGGCCACGCGGTGACGGGGCTTTATATCGACGGGAGCGAAGACTACCGGGGCCTCTTCGGCTATATCTTTAACGCGACGGTCAAGGACCTCTCCGTCTCCGGCTCCGTCACAACGACCGGGGGCAACGTCGGTGCGGTCGCGGGATGCGCTAATCAGAGCACGATAACCAACTGCGTGAGCGATGCCGCCGTCAGCGGCGGTTCCAATGTCGGCGGCATCGCCGGCAGCGTCGAATGCAGTATTTATGATCCCGTAGACATCTCCGGCTGCGTCAACGGCGGCAGGGTCTCGGGTAGAGAAAATAACATCGGCGGCATCGCCGGCGCACTTAACAACGCCATCGCCCGTGACTGCGCGAACGCCGGCGCGGTCACGGGCGGCGGCAGTGGGAACAGCGGCATCGGCGGCATAGTCGGCTACGGCAGCGGCGGGGGTGTTGTGAACTGCCTGAACCGCGGCGACGTCAGGGCGGAGAACGCCGGTGCCAACGCCGGCGGCATCGTCGGGTATTACTCCAATATAAGCGCGGAGTTCTGCACGAACATGGGGCGGGTCTACGGCGGCGGCTATGCCGGAGGCATATTGGGGAACCACTTTGCTGGGGATTCCACCGTCACCTCCTGCGCCTCCGTGGGAGGCGTGAGCGGCGGTGGGAGTAGGGGCGCGATAGTAGGCGGGGCCTTTTTTACAGGATCCGATGGAAGCCAATCTCGGTACGCCACTCTCTCCAACTGCCTCTGGTACGAGAGCGGCTCCGTGAACGCCGGCCTCAAGGCGGCGGGCGACGACGACGATGAGGGGAAATTCACCGCGGCGATGGCCGCCTCGGCGGACAATTACGGCGGCTTCATCGCCACCTACGCGCCGGACCCCTTTGCCTCCGCTATACCGGCGGGCAAGACGAAGAGGCTCTTCCGCAGCTGGCCCGGCGTAAAGGCGGGCGCGGTGACGGCGGTCAGCTATGACGTCTCGCCGGATATAGGCCTCACGCTCAGCGCGGACGTCAACAAATCCGTCGCCGCGACGATGACGACCAGCGGCGACTATCGGGTCAGCGCGACGGCGACCTTCACCCCGCTGCAGCTCGCAAGCGGCGACGTGACGCCCTACACCACGGAAAATATGACGCTGCGCGTCGGCGAGGGCTGGCCATATCTGCCGGTCGTATACGTCACGCCCAACGGCACGGGCGAGAAGGACGGCTCATCGTGGGCGAACGCGATGGGCGGCGCGGATTTCAGCGCGATGCTCAAATGGATAAACAGGCAAAACAGCGGCACGGCCTATGAGTTCCGCGTCGCCGCGGGCATATACGCGCAGAAGGAGACGCTGTATCTGTCGAAGGGCGTCAAGCTCTACGGCGGCTTCGCGGGGACGGAGACGGATATCGACGCGCGCGAGATCGCGAAGAACGTCACCACGCTGACGGCGGCGACTGGCGCGTCCATCAGCATCGTCACCGGCGGCGAGGACGCGACGTCGGCGGACACCGTGCTCGACGGTTTCACGATCACGGGCGGCAAGGGGACAGTACAAAGTGATGGGAATTATTACGGAGGTGGAATTTTCATCTCATCATCCAACCCCGCCATTGCCAACTGCGTGTTTTCTGACAATAATGCTTTTGCCGGAGGCGGTATGTTTCTTGAAAAGTCAAACCCCGCCATTATCAACTGCGATTTTTCCAATAACAGCGGCACTGCCGCCGGCGGCGCTCTGTATATGGAGTTCAGCGCGCCATATATTAAAAACTGCGCCGTGACAAACAACGTTGGCGGCGGCATCTATGGGCAGGATTCCAGCATCATCGCCGAGGGCTGCGTATTTAAAGACAATACCTATGCCAGTGGGGTAGGCGGCGGCGGAATCGGCCTTGTTGAATGGGACGACGGAGATCCAACGATTCTATCGTCGATAAAGGACTGTTCCTTCATCGGTAATTCCGCAAAGGCAGGCGGCGGCGGTTTATTTACGGAGAAACCCCTCAGTATCATAAACACCACCTTCAGCGGCAACAGCACGGACGTTAACGGCGGCGCGATTTGGTCGTATATAGAGCTGTCGATAGCCAACTGCACATTCAGCGACAACAAGGCTCCCAAGGCATTCGGCGGGGCCATTTCCGCGAGAGATAAGTTAGCGGTGGTCAACTCTGTATTCCGCAACAACAGCAGTAAAGCAGGCAACCCCGATATACACACGGAGATTAGCAGCGCTACGGCCACACTCCAACATTGCGTGATAAAAGAGGGCGGCGCGGGCGGAGACGGCGCGATCACCTCTTCCGACATCTTCACCGGCGACCCGAAGTTCCTCACCGCCTCGCCCGACGACAACGGCGGCCCCGTGCCGACGATGGCGGTCTCGGCGGGCGGCTCGGCATACCGCAACGGCCTCGCGCCGGGCGCGCATGAGATCGGCGGCGTCAGCGTCACCGTTCCCGCCGCCGACGCGCGCGGCGTATCGTTTGACGTGACCAGCGCCGACATCGGCGCTTACGCCTGGAAGGCGGAGGGCTTCTCCGTCAGCGGCAGCCTTGAACTGGCCGCGGGCGCTTCGGCGGACCTCGCGCCCTACGCGGAGGCGAAGCTCGTCTCGACGGACGTCCGCGATACGAACGCGGGCCGCGCGGCGGTGTGGACTAGCGTCAATACAGGC
The window above is part of the Cloacibacillus evryensis DSM 19522 genome. Proteins encoded here:
- the nifJ gene encoding pyruvate:ferredoxin (flavodoxin) oxidoreductase, yielding MSEKKMVTLDGNEAAAHVAHAVNEVISIYPITPSSPMGEWSDQWSAESRPNIWGTVPLVEEMQSEAGASGAYHGALQAGALGTTFTASQGLLLMIPNMYKIAGELTSTVMHVTARSVAAHALSIFGDHSDVMAVRNTGWAMLSSATVQESMDNALIAQMATLEGKVPVLHFFDGFRTSHEEMKIEEIPYDAMRACIDDDLVREHRYNRLTPDAPFIRGTAQNPDVFFQSMEGRNRYYADMPDTVQQAMDKFAKTIGRQYHLFDYYGSPEAERVIIIMGSGAAVAREAVDRLNQEGEKVGLIIVRLFRPFDITRFTNALPGTVKKIAVLDRSKDPAANSEPLCADVKEALNGSGITIVGGRYGLSSKDFTPAMVKGVYDELRKLAPKDGFTIGIEDDVTYTSLPYDPSFDTENPKTVRCLFYGLGSDGTVGANKNSIKIIGQETDLYAQGYYSYDSKKSGGITVSHLRFGPDPIYASYLINKANFLACHVYSFLEKLDILKNAADGGTFLLNAPFGPEQIWDKLPKTYQQKIIDKHLKLYVIDAVKIAKQTGMGSRTNTIMQTCFFAISGILPQDKAIKAIKDSIIKSYTKKGQAIVDKNIKAVDETLANLYQVKVPAEATSAFDILPPVAEDAPEFVKQILGPMMIMEGDSLPVSALPEDGTYPSATTQYEKRNIAIDIPVWDPSLCIQCGKCVLVCPHAAIRAKVYAPEKLEQAPAAFRHAQAKFPNFKDYDFTIQTAPEDCTGCGLCAANCPINKTKAEDPHRPLIMRTQMPIRETEKANWNYFLSLPETDKAKLNTATVKDVQLLRPLFEFSGACAGCGETPYLKLLSQLFGDRAIIANATGCSSIYGGNLPTTPWAVNDQGRGPAWSNSLFEDAAEFGLGFRLTIDKHREYAAELLTKMTPELGEQTVREILDAPQTTGEQIKAVTDEIDRLKEQLCCIETQQAEELESVIDNLAKKSVWCVGGDGWAYDIGYGGLDHVIASGKNVNILVLDTEVYSNTGGQASKSTPRGAVAKFAAAGKRMGKKDLAMMAMSYGSVYVGKVALGANDAHTVKVFQEAEAYEGPSIIIAYCHCIAHGIDMVKGLDQQKKAVDSGHWMLMRYNPDLAKEGKNPLVIDSKEPSLPLEDYIYNEVRYKSLKATAPEEAAQLLEEEKKAIADRWRFYRHMAEMKMEG
- a CDS encoding LytR/AlgR family response regulator transcription factor, with amino-acid sequence MRIAVVDDRADERAEIVSLVEEYLARVGVTGAVCREFASAEEFAAALGEQSFDVAALDIIMGEMDGMEAARALREAQPSCAIIFVTSSRDFSIEGYSVHAAGYVLKPVRENSALLFDALAFAASRALRASASMMVKCAVGERHVLLADILTLSKRLLIIYLELKGGETLALSGKYADYEQRLLEDGRFLKIARASLLNADRISAVTREGLLLDTGKEIKLGRRVRERIAAEYARYKVNGER